The Streptomyces sp. TLI_105 DNA segment CGGCGGGGCGGAGATCGGCCCGTCGCCGACCAGGACCGGATGGCCGACCGAGCGCAGCAGCGGCAGGTCGCTCTCGTCGTCGGCGTAGACGAAGCACTCCTCGGCGGCGATGTCGAAGGCCGCCATGATCCGCCGCGCGGCCTCGGCCTTGGCCTCGCCGATCATGGGCGGTCCGGACAGCTCCCCGGTGAGCAGGCCCTCCGAGGTCACCTCGGGCACGGTGCACACCACGAGGTCGGCTCCGACCTCCCGGGCCAGCGGGTCGAGGCAGGCGGAGAAGGCTCCGGAGACGAGGACGACCAGGTCGCCGGCGTCCCGGTGGCGGCGCAGCGCCTCGTACACGGGGCGGTGGAGCAGCCCGCCGGCGCGGGCCTTCTCGTACCACTCACGGCCGCTGGTCTCCAGGTCGTCGAGGTGACTGCCGGCGAGGAAGCGGAAGAAGGAGCGGTTCACCTGCTCGCGGGGCACGCCCTCGCGGATCTGGCGCTGGAGCGAGTCGCGCGCCGCGGCGAGCCTGCGGGCGGCCACCTCTCCGCGCCCCCAGTACCGGGCGAGGACGCAAGCCATGCTCTTGCAGGTGATCAGGGTCTCGTCCACGTCGAAGAACGCGGCCCGGGCCGGGGCGATGCTCATGCTCTGCCCCCTCTGTCGACGAGACGGTCGGCGGCGAAGCGGCCGGTCATGCCGGCCGGCCGGGCCGACCGGCGGTCCACCACGGAGGGTGCGGGATCGGCGATCTCGTACTGCGCCGTCTCGACGAGTTCGAGGATCCGCTCCGCCAGCGGGCGCAGGCGCGCGCCGGCCGGCGTGAGTTCCACGGAGCGGTTGCCGCGCCGCTGGAAGAGCGAGGCCCCCATGTCCTCTTCCAGGCCCTTGATCTGCGCGGTCACCGCGGGCTGGGAGTAGTGCAGGTTGTGGGCCGCGCGGGTGAAGCTGAGTTCCCGGGCCACCTCGCGGAAGGCCCGTAAGTGCTGGAGTTCCATCCTTCTGCCTTTCTACGCTCGTCCGTTCTTCCCCGGAACGTGCGGCGGGACGTGCAGCCGCACATGGTGCCGTGCCGTCACGCGCAGCGGGCCACGGCGGTGGCGAGGACGCGTCCGCCCTGGGTGGCGGAGAGGCGCACCCGGCCGTCCTCCGTCGGCGCCGCCTCGACGGCCACGGCCTCGGCCAGCTCGCCGAAGACGGCGAAGTCGGCGTCCAGCGAGGTCAGCGCGGCGCCTCCCGTCGCCTCTCGGGCGGCCTGCCGGAAGGCCTCCAGGAGCAGCATCCCGGGCACGTGGTCCGAGGGGTGCTCGAAGTAGCCGGGGTGCGTGGGGTCGACGTGCAGCCGCCATTCCCGGGCTCCGGCCGGCCGGGGCCGTTCCTCCGCGGCGGGTACGGAGCGCAGGACGTGCCGGTCGTCGACGTCATCCGCGGCCGTCCCGTACGCGGGAGTCCCGGGCTCCACGGGCGCGGTCTCCGCGACCCGGCCGCGCTGCCGGAGCCGCCCGTACCGCACGCTGTCTATCACGACGACCCCGGCGGAGGCGCGGGCGCACTCCCGGCCGCCGACCTCGATCACCATGTCGAAGCGGGCGTCGAAGCGACGCGGGTTGCGGCCGCCGGCGGGCGTCACGACCTTCACGTCGAGGACCACCGCGAGCGGCCCGCAGCCGACCCGGAGGGCGGCCGGGTCGCCGATGCGCAGCGACAGCGCCTTGAAGATGAAGTGGTGGCCGAGCGGCACGTCGTGGTACCGGTGGCTCAGGAAGATGCCGGCCTGTCGTACGGTCTCGACCAGCAGCATGAAGTCGCACTGCCCGGTGGTCTCCGGGCGGTACAGCGCGTGGTTCCGGGGCAGTTGCGCGCCGACCAGGAAGCGGTCGGCCCCGGCGACGGCCGCGTCGGTGAGGAAGACCTCCGTCACCGAGGCGCGGTGCACGAACCGGCGGGAGATCGTGCGGTCGAAGCTCAGGCCTTCCTTGGCCTCCCGGACGAGTGACTCCAGGGACTCGACGGGCGTGAGCGTTTCGACGGGTAACACGGTCTGCAGCACACCGATGGACATCCTTTTCCCCCTCAAGGCGAAGCATCGTGGCGACGAGGGACCTCGGCGGCCCCTCGGCAGCAAGAAATATACCTTCGAGAATGTATATTGCAAGGCGTAGGAACGAGAGAGGCGGACGGACATGGCGACACCACGGAGCGCACCCGGCTCACGGAGCACCGAAGCCGGGCGAGGGAGCACCGAACCCAGGCAGCGGGGCGCCGAGCCCAGGCAGCGAAGCGCCGAGACCAGGCCCCGGAACGCCGAAGCCAAGCCCCGGAGCGAGCCGAAGCAGGAGCGCGCCCGGCGCACGAAGGTGCACATCCTCCAGTCGGCCGCCGAGCTCTTCGCCGAGCGCGGCTACGCGACCGTGACCCTGCAGGACGTGGCCGAGCGCGCGGAGATGACCAAGGGGGCGGTGTACTTCCACTACACGAACAAGGAGGCCCTGGCGGTCGCGGTCGTGCAGGAGCACTACGCGCGCTGGCCCGAGATCCTCAAGGGCGCCGAGGGCAACCACGAGGAACCGTTCGACACGCTCGTCGCCGTCCTCGACGCGGTCACCCGGGCGTTCGCGCGGGACATCGTCGTCCAGGCCGGCGCCCGGCTCCAGATCGAGCGGGCCCTCATCGACGCCGAGCTCCCCGAGCCGTACGTCGGCTGGGAGGACTACCTCAGCCGGCTGATCGCCGAGGCCCGGGACGCGGGACAACTGCGGGCCGGAGTGGAACCGCGCGCGGCGGCCCGCGTCCTGGTCTCCGCCTTCTTCGGCATGCAGCACATCTCGGACGTCCTCAGCCGCCGCAAGGACCTCACCGAGCGGCACGAGGAGCTGCGGACCGTCCTCCTCGAAGGGCTGCGCGGCTGATCGGCCGCGTGCCCGCCGTGAGAAGCCGGAAAACGGCGTGGCCCCCCACGGGTGTGGGAGGCCACGCCGTACGCGTTCAGCGGGTCGGTGCCGGTCAGGACCTGCTGCCCGAGGCGACCGGCGCCGGCGCGGAAGCGGAGCCCGTACCGGAAGCCGTACCGGAACCGGAAGCCACGACCGGGGCCGGGGCGGCCACGGCGGCCTTGGCGGCGACCCGGCGCAGGTACAGGTTGTTGAAGACCAGCGCCGCCGCCGTGAGCGAGGCGCCCACGATCTGCATGCCGGCCGGGACGACACCGGTCAGGGCGGAGATCACGAAGGCCGTGATCGGCACGACGTCCATGAAGAGGACGCCGTTGAGCGGGCCGAGGTAGCGGTTGCCGAAGTTCCAGCCGAGGACGCCGACGAAGCCGGCGATGACGCTCATGTAGGCCAGCTGGGGAAGGATCGAGCCCACGGCGCCCGCCGTCGGGACCGGGACGCCGCCGGCGGCCAGGATGATCGCCGTGATCACGGCGGCGCTGGCGAGGCCGAGGACCGTGGTGATCGCCGTGTACTTGATCGGGGACCAGGTCGGGAAGTAGCTCGCGCCCGAGGTGTAGACGACCCAGCACAGCGCGGCGAAGAGCAGCAGGGCGTCGGCGCCGGCCGTCTTCGGGTCGGCGATCAGCGAGCCGATGTCACCGTCGGAGACGACGAGGATGGTGCCGACGAAGGACATCGCG contains these protein-coding regions:
- a CDS encoding HAD family phosphatase codes for the protein MSIAPARAAFFDVDETLITCKSMACVLARYWGRGEVAARRLAAARDSLQRQIREGVPREQVNRSFFRFLAGSHLDDLETSGREWYEKARAGGLLHRPVYEALRRHRDAGDLVVLVSGAFSACLDPLAREVGADLVVCTVPEVTSEGLLTGELSGPPMIGEAKAEAARRIMAAFDIAAEECFVYADDESDLPLLRSVGHPVLVGDGPISAPPSETATWSRLPGPTPATPPASPTGSPTGLPAAGSPTGLPAAGSPTGLPPTGSPTGSPTGLPAAARPARTRAAQAA
- a CDS encoding LysR family transcriptional regulator, whose protein sequence is MELQHLRAFREVARELSFTRAAHNLHYSQPAVTAQIKGLEEDMGASLFQRRGNRSVELTPAGARLRPLAERILELVETAQYEIADPAPSVVDRRSARPAGMTGRFAADRLVDRGGRA
- a CDS encoding ScbA/BarX family gamma-butyrolactone biosynthesis protein, whose protein sequence is MSIGVLQTVLPVETLTPVESLESLVREAKEGLSFDRTISRRFVHRASVTEVFLTDAAVAGADRFLVGAQLPRNHALYRPETTGQCDFMLLVETVRQAGIFLSHRYHDVPLGHHFIFKALSLRIGDPAALRVGCGPLAVVLDVKVVTPAGGRNPRRFDARFDMVIEVGGRECARASAGVVVIDSVRYGRLRQRGRVAETAPVEPGTPAYGTAADDVDDRHVLRSVPAAEERPRPAGAREWRLHVDPTHPGYFEHPSDHVPGMLLLEAFRQAAREATGGAALTSLDADFAVFGELAEAVAVEAAPTEDGRVRLSATQGGRVLATAVARCA
- a CDS encoding ScbR family autoregulator-binding transcription factor, whose amino-acid sequence is MATPRSAPGSRSTEAGRGSTEPRQRGAEPRQRSAETRPRNAEAKPRSEPKQERARRTKVHILQSAAELFAERGYATVTLQDVAERAEMTKGAVYFHYTNKEALAVAVVQEHYARWPEILKGAEGNHEEPFDTLVAVLDAVTRAFARDIVVQAGARLQIERALIDAELPEPYVGWEDYLSRLIAEARDAGQLRAGVEPRAAARVLVSAFFGMQHISDVLSRRKDLTERHEELRTVLLEGLRG
- a CDS encoding DMT family transporter, producing MNSQNTYTRGVLLCLLATVSWGAMFPLMDSTLKHIDPFTFTVMRYTIAGAMFLVFLRIREGRAGLRLKGERIGLAWLFGTAGFAGFQFLVFFGQDLIGERGALNASIMMATMPMMGFLVNWVLKKVVPPKFSLVFIAMSFVGTILVVSDGDIGSLIADPKTAGADALLLFAALCWVVYTSGASYFPTWSPIKYTAITTVLGLASAAVITAIILAAGGVPVPTAGAVGSILPQLAYMSVIAGFVGVLGWNFGNRYLGPLNGVLFMDVVPITAFVISALTGVVPAGMQIVGASLTAAALVFNNLYLRRVAAKAAVAAPAPVVASGSGTASGTGSASAPAPVASGSRS